The proteins below come from a single Chryseobacterium sp. MA9 genomic window:
- a CDS encoding HAMP domain-containing sensor histidine kinase, with amino-acid sequence MKYKFLNFKLRKVVHYSLILCILLIQVIIAIFFYNEFVNGKKLKFIKDQLEESRALGGLTDNSRKDFLDAQEHLQKYMAAQDNKELQLYFQSLRKLKINFDKIGEYENTSPRLKKTLALHNQDMVKTAKLKTLIDSVYQTSLNPPAKIEDKQYEPAKYKNDFEDLKIQTRTYADTVKKKGFFGRLKDAVTGKVDVQKESTVITMTNNKTLDLSQVKSKMDNTIKSMDKHYAAEVKKVQLLAAQNQKNNLQFYSNFSKLLVYSNGLIEVYENAIKDFKTELEKEYNEQSSNNNTIRTYLVLGLMILMFIVSVLIMYFTRVAFIYEQKLNAANKEIKKNLNFKNRILGMLSHDLRSPLKIINIFIDKIHRTTEDETIKDYLKSIKFTNSTLLLQSNQILEYTKNENAEKELIKSVFNLKDEISSIVKVITPYLETRNNRFVVTDRIPDEIVVYSDNIRINQIFMNILGNANKFTENGQIDLVMTTEPIGKNQISLITTVGDTGVGISESDLGKIFDPYYQGMVSDEVDNLGAGLGLNLVKEIVELFDGDISVESKLHKGTKVTFRINLNLNNNGNINSK; translated from the coding sequence ATGAAATATAAATTCTTAAATTTTAAATTGAGAAAAGTTGTTCATTACTCATTGATCCTTTGTATTTTACTGATACAGGTCATTATCGCCATATTTTTTTATAATGAATTTGTCAACGGGAAGAAGCTGAAATTTATTAAAGATCAGCTGGAAGAGAGCCGTGCATTGGGAGGATTGACGGATAATTCCAGAAAAGATTTTCTGGATGCCCAGGAACATCTTCAGAAATACATGGCTGCTCAGGATAATAAAGAGCTGCAGTTATATTTTCAGTCGTTGAGAAAACTTAAAATCAATTTTGATAAAATCGGTGAATATGAAAATACAAGTCCCAGACTGAAAAAGACCCTGGCTCTTCATAACCAGGATATGGTGAAGACTGCAAAACTGAAAACATTGATAGATTCAGTATACCAGACTTCTTTGAATCCGCCTGCAAAGATAGAGGATAAGCAATATGAGCCCGCAAAGTATAAAAATGACTTTGAAGATCTTAAAATTCAGACCCGTACTTATGCCGATACTGTTAAAAAGAAAGGCTTCTTCGGTCGTTTAAAAGATGCTGTAACAGGGAAAGTGGATGTTCAGAAAGAAAGCACGGTAATCACAATGACCAACAACAAGACGCTGGATCTTTCTCAGGTTAAATCTAAAATGGACAACACGATAAAGTCTATGGATAAACATTATGCTGCTGAAGTAAAGAAAGTACAGCTGCTTGCTGCCCAAAATCAGAAAAATAACTTACAGTTTTACAGCAATTTCAGTAAATTACTTGTTTATAGTAACGGACTGATAGAGGTTTATGAAAATGCCATCAAGGATTTTAAAACAGAACTGGAAAAGGAATACAACGAGCAGAGTTCCAATAATAACACGATCAGGACCTATCTGGTATTGGGATTAATGATTCTTATGTTTATTGTATCTGTTCTGATCATGTATTTTACAAGAGTAGCATTTATTTATGAACAAAAACTTAATGCTGCGAATAAAGAGATTAAAAAGAATCTTAACTTTAAAAATAGAATTCTGGGAATGCTGAGCCACGATCTCAGATCTCCGTTAAAAATTATCAATATTTTTATAGATAAGATCCACAGAACTACAGAGGATGAAACAATAAAGGATTATCTTAAATCTATCAAGTTTACCAACAGTACTTTGCTTCTGCAATCTAACCAAATCCTTGAATACACTAAAAATGAGAATGCTGAAAAAGAACTTATAAAATCGGTTTTCAATCTTAAAGATGAGATCAGTTCTATTGTGAAAGTAATTACTCCTTATCTGGAAACCAGAAACAACAGGTTTGTGGTAACAGACAGAATTCCTGATGAGATAGTGGTATATTCTGATAATATAAGAATCAACCAGATTTTCATGAATATTCTGGGGAATGCCAATAAATTTACAGAAAACGGACAGATTGATCTCGTTATGACCACAGAACCCATAGGAAAAAATCAAATTTCTCTGATTACAACGGTAGGAGACACCGGAGTAGGTATATCAGAATCTGATCTTGGTAAAATTTTTGATCCTTACTATCAGGGAATGGTATCTGATGAAGTAGATAATCTGGGGGCAGGACTTGGTCTTAATCTGGTAAAGGAAATCGTAGAACTTTTCGACGGTGATATATCAGTGGAAAGTAAACTGCACAAAGGAACGAAAGTGACATTCAGGATCAATTTAAATCTTAATAATAATGGAAACATCAATTCAAAATAA